A genomic segment from Aspergillus puulaauensis MK2 DNA, chromosome 1, nearly complete sequence encodes:
- the pex1 gene encoding AAA family ATPase peroxin 1 (COG:O;~EggNog:ENOG410PGQH;~InterPro:IPR027417,IPR041569,IPR003959,IPR029067, IPR015342,IPR003593,IPR003960,IPR025653,IPR009010;~PFAM:PF09262,PF17862,PF00004;~go_component: GO:0005777 - peroxisome [Evidence IEA];~go_component: GO:0005778 - peroxisomal membrane [Evidence IEA];~go_function: GO:0005524 - ATP binding [Evidence IEA];~go_function: GO:0016887 - ATPase activity [Evidence IEA];~go_process: GO:0006625 - protein targeting to peroxisome [Evidence IEA];~go_process: GO:0007031 - peroxisome organization [Evidence IEA]) has translation MAPRKPSTTAEVALVPLKNCLVNLPPSLVSLLVNANTTAQNVIVELQFRPTVGRANNGSNTPRSCYLGWTGMPSKRRIAPVVGRDGINNSSSTREQDASTVELDTTFGRVLGLSEGQRVGIFIHLDPPVAHTINIEPLTPEDWEIIELHATFLELNLLSQIRALPNPTYTSQADHMHPLALHLSPTSTANIVITSLTPAPSNTSPFAKIAPDAEVIVAPKTRPKANTRVSRGDNRSVTGSSKRSAGGRSSGGSTVRGRSTKSETSRGALYFRGLDRQWSDQYFDEESEEDDNEGFRLWLDPDVLATNELRGATWACVTLVQPSGLKPPPDPQQQMSQAEQKASDAGTPTTKLVAKLIPWVDAPDTQNAALSSVLCSAIGTEGMVGGIIRVEAAPPPLQRSATKSLKVYPFLTDVSKRKDGLKFGSDTIAAKDALAERIKVLYGSTGSGKGLLTGPLTDGMVLPKSDNQPTVSAFDGAIIRFDPPLKSNSDSSKSEFGWLLGSDAKLPLEIQAEIPKPAEQNALSLAMEDPIPATAPPMVGIDQVISQALDNLSKSCSVLVTGGLGSGKTVLGQLLAHRLQKESLFNVKYFSCRKLVTDETRISNIKETLTRLFMSAAWCARLGGKSAVVLDDLDKLCPVETELQVGGDNGRSRQNSEVICSMVHEFCSMNSGVVLLATAQSKESLNNVIVGGHVVREVIHLRAPDKEGRRKVLEHLTSQDRGAAGTTAEAGPATNGHTRAASSSTNDSWLDPSNPGSRPSSSGGDGFILARDVDFLDLAGKTDGFMPGDLVLLVARARNEALIRSVTESSDDSKAVTLGLKDFDSAIKDFTPASLRNVTLTSSTTTFSSIGGLHETRKMLLETLQYPTKYAPIFAQCPLRLRSGLLLYGFPGCGKTMLASAVAGECGLNFISVKGPEILNKYIGASEKSVRDLFERAQAARPCILFFDEFDSIAPKRGHDSTGVTDRVVNQLLTQMDGAEGLSGVYVLAATSRPDLIDPALLRPGRLDKSLLCDMPNHADRADIIQAVSKKLLMSEEVVTRLDEVAERTAGFSGADLQAVVYNAHLEAVHDALGDRTGDKPAAKTAKTSAPSTSSRSFIQFLYSDLEQRAGSAAMPAPAVVASKLDALKNARRRQRQLEQGGANPAPTNATSNPNEKGSDEIREEIIVRWEHMERSLNTTRSSLSSAERRRLLAIYREFVEGRDGEMPNGEGGREVGGRTSLM, from the exons ATGGCGCCCAGAAAGCCCTCCACTACCGCTGAGGTCGCATTGGTCCCTCTAAAGAACTGCCTCGTGAACTTGCCGCCTTCGCTGGTTTCTCTGTTGGTCAACGCGAACACA ACTGCACAGAATGTGATTGTCGAGCTACAATTTCGCCCGACCGTTGGGCGCGCCAACAATGGCAGCAATACCCCGCGATCATGTTACCTAGGGTGGACAGGAATGCCGAGCAAACGCAGAATTGCCCCTGTTGTAGGAAGAGATGGCATCAACAACTCATCCTCTACAAGGGAGCAAGATGCTTCTACGGTTGAGTTGGATACCACGTTTGGGAGGGTCCTCGGCTTGAGTGAGGGACAGAGA GTCGGCATATTTATTCACCTCGATCCCCCGGTAGCTCATACGATCAATATTGAACCTTTGACACCAGAAGATTGGGAGA TCATCGAACTTCACGCGACGTTCTTGGAACTCAATCTCTTGTCACAAATCCGCGCTTTGCCAAATCCTACGTACACGTCGCAAGCCGATCATATGCATCCCCTAGCGTTACATCTGTCTCCCACATCTACGGCGAATATAGTCATTACGTCGCTGACTCCTGCTCCGTCGAATACATCTCCATTCGCTAAGATTGCCCCTGATGCCGAGGTTATTGTCGCGCCCAAGACTCGTCCGAAGGCAAATACGCGGGTGTCGCGCGGTGACAACCGGAGTGTcactggcagcagcaagagaaGTGCTGGCGGACGAAGCAGTGGAGGAAGTACCGTACGTGGTAGAAGCACCAAATCCGAGACTAGCCGAGGTGCGCTTTACTTTAGAGGACTTGATCGCCAATGGTCGGATCAGTATTTCGATGAAGAgtccgaagaggatgataaCGAGGGCTTCCGCCTCTGGCTCGACCCTGATGTGCTGGCAACGAATGAACTCCGCGGCGCTACTTGGGCATGTGTCACATTGGTTCAGCCCTCTGGGTTGAAGCCACCACCGGACCCTCAGCAGCAAATGAGTCAAGCGGAACAAAAGGCTAGTGATGCTGGCACCCCTACGACCAAACTTGTGGCCAAGTTGATTCCCTGGGTTGATGCACCGGACACTCAAAATGCCGCCCTTTCTTCAGTCCTTTGCTCCGCAATAGGGACAGAGGGGATGGTAGGTGGCATCATTCGCGTTGAGGCAGCACCTCCGCCATTGCAACGGTCCGCTACCAAATCACTCAAAGTCTATCCGTTCCTAACGGACGTATCAAAGCGGAAGGACGGGTTGAAATTTGGATCCGATACAATCGCCGCAAAGGATGCATTAGCGGAGCGTATCAAGGTTCTCTACGGCAGCACGGGTTCAGGCAAGGGCCTACTCACAGGACCCCTGACTGATGGTATGGTTCTTCCGAAATCCGATAACCAACCAACCGTGTCTGCATTCGATGGGGCTATAATTCGTTTTGATCCTCCCTTGAAGAGCAACTCTGATTCATCAAAGTCAGAGTTTGGGTGGTTGTTAGGTTCTGACGCGAAGCTGCCTCTTGAAATTCAGGCAGAAATACCAAAACCAGCCGAACAGAATGCGTTGAGTCTCGCCATGGAGGACCCAATACCGGCTACTGCACCCCCCATGGTTGGCATCGACCAAGTCATTTCGCAAGCATTAGACAATCTCTCCAAATCCTGCTCTGTTTTGGTAACCGGAGGTCTTGGATCTGGAAAGACTGTCCTGGGACAACTCTTGGCCCATCGTTTACAAAAAGAGTCTCTCTTCAATGTGAAGTACTTCTCCTGCCGTAAACTTGTGACTGACGAGACTCGAATCTCCAATATCAAGGAGACTTTGACCCGTTTATTCATGTCCGCAGCCTGGTGTGCCCGGCTTGGTGGAAAATCCGCTGTGGTTCTTGACGATCTTGACAAGTTGTGCCCAGTGGAAACTGAATTGCAAGTGGGAGGAGACAATGGCCGTAGCCGTCAAAACAGTGAAGTGATTTGCTCCATGGTACACGAGTTCTGCTCTATGAACTCAGGGGTTGTTCTTCTCGCAACAGCGCAGTCCAAGGAGTCGTTGAACAACGTTATTGTGGGAGGTCATGTGGTTCGAGAAGTAATTCACCTCAGGGCCCCGGACAAAGAAGGGCGACGCAAAGTGCTGGAGCACCTCACGAGTCAAGACCGTGGAGCCGCGGGCACCACAGCAGAAGCCGGACCAGCCACCAATGGCCACACGAGAGCCGCTAGTTCATCTACTAATGACTCTTGGTTGGATCCTTCAAATCCGGGAAGCCGTCCAAGCTCGTCTGGTGGCGATGGGTTCATCCTGGCGCGGGAtgtcgacttcctcgactTGGCTGGTAAGACCGACGGGTTTATGCCCGGGGACTTGGTCCTGTTGGTTGCCCGCGCACGCAATGAAGCCCTCATTAGATCTGTTACCGAGTCATCGGATGATTCAAAGGCAGTCACGCTCGGGTTAAAAGATTTCGATAGTGCCATCAAGGACTTTACCCCAGCGTCGCTTCGCAATGTGACCCTCACTTCATCCACCACAactttctcctccattgGTGGCCTGCACGAGACTCGCAAGATGCTGCTGGAGACTTTGCAGTACCCCACAAAATATGCTCCTATTTTCGCACAGTGTCCATTGCGGTTGCGGTCCGGTCTACTACTCTACGGGTTTCCTGGATGCGGTAAAACTATGCTGGCAAGTGCTGTGGCAGGCGAGTGCGGTCTCAATTTCATCAGCGTTAAGGGTCCAGAGATCCTCAACAAATACATCGGTGCTAGTGAAAAGAGTGTACGAGATTTGTTCGAACGAGCACAGGCTGCCCGACCATgtatcctcttcttcgatgaGTTTGACAGTATCGCACCCAAACGTGGGCATGACTCTACTGGAGTTACAGATCGAGTGGTCAACCAGCTTCTCACACAAATGGACGGTGCCGAGGGTCTATCGGGAGTCTACGTTCTCGCAGCAACATCGCGGCCGGATTTAATTGATCCTGCGTTGCTCCGTCCAGGTCGTCTGGACAAGTCGCTGCTTTGTGATATGCCTAACCATGCTGACCGGGCTGATATCATCCAAGCCGTTAGCAAGAAGCTTCTAATGAGCGAAGAGGTGGTAACCCGACTAGATGAGGTAGCAGAGCGCACAGCAGGATTCTCCGGTGCTGATTTACAGGCGGTAGTTTATAACGCTCATCTCGAAGCGGTGCATGATGCTCTAGGAGACCGAACAGGTGACAAGCCGGCCGCGAAAACCGCAAAGACCTCCGCTCCCAGCACAAGCAGTCGTTCGTTTATCCAATTCCTGTACTCCGATTTGGAACAGCGGGCTGGGTCTGCGGCAATGCCGGCACCAGCAGTGGTGGCATCCAAGCTTGATGCGCTGAAAAACGCACGACGCCGTCAAAGGCAACTAGAGCAAGGGGGCGCCAACCCAGCCCCAACCAACGCAACGAGCAACCCCAACGAGAAAGGCTCGGATGAGATTCGTGAAGAGATTATAGTTCGATGGGAACACATGGAGCGGTCCTTGAATACGACGCGCAGTTCGCTCAGTTCAGCTGAGCGCAGGCGCCTACTTGCGATCTACCGGGAGTTTGTCGAGGGCCGCGACGGCGAGATGCCGAACGGAGAAGGGGGACGAGAAGTCGGAGGACGAACGAGTCTGATGTAG
- a CDS encoding uncharacterized protein (COG:G,M;~EggNog:ENOG410PN77;~InterPro:IPR036291,IPR016040;~PFAM:PF13460), producing MQVLLLGGHGKIALHLTPLLLARAWNVTSVIRNPAHESEILALANSEKAKGKLNVLVSSLDEVQTQADAAKILNETNPDYVVWSAGAGGKGGPTRTIAVDETAAKAFISASFAHPRVSKFLLVSWIGSRRNKPSWFSDADWASSQNTFNNVLPTYAKAKLEADEFLTAHAAVRAKQVASGKANVLDAICLRPGTLSDEPATGNVNLGKIGSQGKVPREDVARVADALLARQGSKGWYDLLGGEENIGDAVERVVREGVDTVEGEDVGAIVQRFELDA from the exons ATGCAGGTCCTACTCCTTGGCGGCCACGGCAAAATCGCCCTACACctcacccccctcctcctcgcccggGCCTGGAACGTCACCAGCGTCATCCGCAACCCTGCCCACGAGTCTGAGATCCTCGCGCTCGCAAACTCGGAGAAGGCCAAAGGCAAACTCAATGTCTTAGTCTCAAGCCTCGACGAGGTCCAAACCCAAGCGGACGCAGCTAAGATCCTCAACGAAACAAACCCCGATTACGTAGTTTGGTCAGCCG GCGCCGGCGGGAAAGGAGGCCCCACCCGCACCATCGCAGTCGACGAAACTGCCGCAAAGGCCTTCATCTCAGCGTCGTTCGCGCACCCGCGCGTGTCGAAATTCCTGCTCGTATCCTGGATCGGATCGCGCCGCAACAAGCCATCGTGGTTCTCTGACGCAGACTGGGCATCTTCGCAAAATACCTTCAACAATGTCCTCCCCACCTATGCGAAGGCTAAGCTCGAAGCGGACGAGTTCCTAACTGCACATGCGGCTGTGCGGGCCAAACAGGTAGCGAGCGGGAAGGCGAATGTGCTAGATGCGATTTGTTTGCGGCCCGGGACGTTGAGCGATGAGCCGGCGACCGGGAATGTGAATTTAGGGAAGATCGGATCACAGGGGAAGGTCCCGCGAGAGGATGTCGCAAGGGTGGCGGATGCCTTGTTGGCCCGGCAAGGAAGTAAGGGGTGGTATGACTTGCTGGGGGGTGAGGAAAATATCGGAGATGCAGTGGAGAGGGTTGTACGTGAGGGTGTCGATACTGTCGAAGGGGAAGATGTGGGTGCGATAGTTCAGCGGTTTGAGCTCGATGCTTAG
- a CDS encoding acyl--CoA ligase (COG:I;~EggNog:ENOG410PGIY;~InterPro:IPR000873,IPR020845,IPR042099,IPR025110;~PFAM:PF00501,PF13193), protein MPVSSQYPSVEIPNIDLWAFLLERKDKLFPDDKVIYTDADTRRSYTYKDVKQSAIAFGQGLKSIYDWRKGDVLALYTPNSIDTPVVMYGALWAGGVVSPSNPAYTVEELAFQLRDSGAKAVVTQLPVLPVARAAAKQVGIPDDHIILIGDQRDPEAKAKHFTSVRNISGATRFRRSKINPEKDLSFLVYSSGTTGVPKGVMLSHRNIVANSLQLASGEAGNIKWNGGADDKGDRVLAFLPFFHIYGLTCLVHQTLYQGYELVVMAKFDLEKWCQHVQDYKITFSYVVPPVVLLLGKHPIVEKYDLSTIRMMNSGAAPLTQELVEAVYSRLGVGIKQGYGLSETSPTTHTQPWSEWRSSVGSVGKLLPNMEARYMTMPEDGSNPAEVATGEVGELYLRGPNIFLGYHNNPAATADSISPDGWFRTGDVGYQDPKGNFYITDRVKELIKYKGFQVAPAELEGILVDNASVDDVAVIGVESAEHGTEVPVAYVVRSGKSKESGVSDADEGANIVKWLEGKVAHHKRLRGGVRFVEEIPKSASGKILRRMLKKRAQEETVAPKAKL, encoded by the exons ATGCCGGTCTCCTCACAATATCCTTCGGTTGAGATCCCGAATATTGATTTGTGGGCATTCCTTCTCGAGCGGAAAGATAAGCTCTTCCCCGATGATAAAG TGATCTATACCGATGCCGATACTCGACGGTCATACACCTACAAAGATGTCAAGCAATCCGCGATCGCATTTGGCCAGGGCCTGAAGTCCATCTATGATTGGCGCAAAGGCGATGTCCTCGCTCTATACACCCCCAACAGCATCGATACCCCAGTCGTCATGTACGGCGCGCTCTGGGCAGGCGGCGTTGTTTCTCCCTCCAACCCAGCTTACACCGTGGAAGAACTTGCATTTCAATTGAGAGACTCCGGCGCAAAGGCCGTTGTCACCCAATTACCAGTCCTGCCTGTCGCGCGAGCAGCCGCAAAGCAGGTCGGCATCCCAGACGACCACATTATCCTGATTGGAGACCAGCGTGACCCCGAGGCCAAGGCCAAGCACTTCACCTCCGTCCGCAACATTTCCGGCGCTACTCGCTTCCGACGCAGCAAGATCAACCCGGAGAAGGACCTCTCTTTCCTTGTTTATTCTTCGGGAACAACTGGTGTCCCCAAGGGTGTTATGCTGTCTCATCGCAACATCGTTGCCAACAGCCTTCAGCTGGCTTCAGGCGAAGCGGGTAATATCAAGTGGAATGGTGGCGCGGACGATAAGGGTGACCGTGTACTTGCCTTTCTTCCATTCTTCCATATTTACG GCTTAACATGTCTCGTCCACCAAACTCTCTACCAGGGCTACGAGCTAGTCGTCATGGCTAAGTTTGATCTGGAGAAATGGTGCCAGCACGTCCAGGACTACAAGATCACATTCAGCTACGTAGTCCCTCccgtcgtcctcctcctaGGCAAACACCCCATCGTTGAGAAGTACGATCTCTCTACCATCCGCATGATGAACTCCGGCGCAGCCCCTCTCACTCAAGAACTCGTCGAAGCCGTCTACAGCCGCCTCGGCGTCGGCATCAAGCAGGGTTACGGGCTCAGCGAAACCAGTCCCACCACGCACACGCAACCCTGGTCTGAGTGGCGCTCCTCCGTCGGCTCCGTCGGAAAACTCCTCCCCAACATGGAGGCCAGGTACATGACCATGCCCGAAGACGGCTCTAACCCTGCTGAAGTCGCTACCGGCGAAGTTGGAGAACTCTACCTGCGTGGCCCTAACATCTTCCTCGGATACCACAACAACCCGGCTGCGACGGCAGACTCGATCTCCCCCGATGGCTGGTTCCGCACCGGTGATGTCGGCTACCAGGATCCCAAGGGCAACTTCTACATCACGGATCGTGTCAAGGAACTCATTAAGTACAAGGGATTCCAGGTCGCCCCTGCTGAGCTGGAGGGTATCCTCGTTGACAATGCCTCTGTTGATGACGTTGCCGTCATTGGTGTTGAGAGCGCCGAGCACGGCACCGAGGTGCCCGTTGCATACGTTGTGCGGAGCGGCAAGAGCAAGGAATCTGGTGTTTCGGACGCAGATGAGGGTGCGAATATTGTGAAATGGCTAGAGGGCAAGGTTGCGCATCACAAGCGTCTGCGTGGTGGTGTGCGATTTGTTGAGGAGATTCCGAAGAGTGCGTCCGGGAAGATTCTAcggaggatgttgaagaagcgcgcGCAGGAAGAGACGGTCGCGCCGAAGGCTAAGCTATGA